A genomic window from Camarhynchus parvulus chromosome 27, STF_HiC, whole genome shotgun sequence includes:
- the GOSR2 gene encoding Golgi SNAP receptor complex member 2: MEGLYQQTNKQVHEVQSYMGHLETSDKESVHLVENEIQARIDNIFSNLERLEILSSKEPPNKRQSAKLRVDQLKYDVQHLQTALRNFQHRRYLREQQERQREELLARTFTTNDSDTTIPIDETLQFNESLQSAHRGMDELIGSGTNILAGLRDQRVTLKGTHKKILDVANMLGLSNTVMRLIEKRAFQDKFLMLGGMAVTCLIMFLVVQYLT; the protein is encoded by the exons ATGGAGGGGCTGTACCAGCAAACCAACAA GCAGGTCCATGAGGTCCAATCTTACATGGGGCACCTGGAGACTTCAGACAAAGAGTCAGTGCACT tGGTAGAAAATGAGATTCAGGCAAGAATAGACAACATATTCAGCAACTTGGAACGTCTGGAAATCCTGTCCAGCAAAGAACCTCCCAACAAGAGGCAGAGTGCCAAACT GCGAGTGGACCAGCTGAAATACGACGTGCAGCACCTGCAGACAGCCCTGAGGAACTTCCAGCACCGCCGGTACCTGCGGGAGCAGCAGGAGCGGCAgcgggaggagctgctggcccgCACCTTCACCACCAAT GACTCTGACACCACCATCCCGATCGACGAAACCTTGCAGTTTAATGAATCCCTGCAGAGTGCCCACCGAGGCATGGATGAGCTTATTGGCAGTGGCACCAACATCCTGGCGGGGCTGAGGGACCAGAGAGTCACATTAAAG GGCACGCACAAGAAGATCCTGGACGTTGCCAACATGCTGGGGCTGTCCAACACGGTGATGCGGCTGATCGAGAAGCGCGCCTTCCAGGACAAGTTCCTCATGCTGGGGGGCATGGCTGTCACCTGCCTCATCATGTTCCTTGTGGTGCAGTACCTGACATGA